In the Sandaracinus amylolyticus genome, TCCGCGCTTCGTCGCGCATCCGACGCAGGGCTTCGAGGTGCGCGCGGTGATCGCCGTGCCGCTGGTCGCGGGCGGCGAGGTGATCGGCGTGCTCTCGGTGTCGTCGGCGCGCGCCGCGACGTTCGGGCCCGAGGATCGCGATCTCGCGCAGCTGATCGCGAACTGTGCGGTGCCGGCGATCGAGAAGTCGCGCCTCGGGCGCCTCGCGATCACCGACTGGCTCACGCGCGCGTACAACCATCGGTATCTCGCGCCGCGTCTCGAAGAAGAGGTCGAGCGCGCGCGCCGCCATGCAGAGCCGCTCTCGCTCGCGCTGCTCGATCTCGATCACTTCAAGCGCGTGAACGACGCGCACGGACACGACGCGGGCGATGCGGTGCTGCGCGCGTTCGTCGATCGCGTGCGCGCCGAGGTGCGACGGCACGACGTGGTGGTGCGGCGCGGTGGCGAGGAGTTCGTGCTGATCATGCCGGAGACCGGCGCGGCCGATGCGTTCCTGGTCGCGGAGCGCGTGCGCACGCGCGTCGCGAGCGGGCCGATCGCGCTCGGTGAGGGGCGCGAGGCGGCGATCACGGTGTCGATCGGGATCGCGACGTGGCGCGGCGAGCGCGCGCAGGCGCTCGAGCAGCGCGCCGATGCCGCGCTCTATCGCGCCA is a window encoding:
- a CDS encoding diguanylate cyclase, which produces MLGGGQDALHVLLELTRRLAEPIELEAQLQATTDAALAILPGDHASLRLFDEGKSELLSSARSGTGVTQPPATFRRGQGVVGAVAESGRSTLVPDALEDPRFVAHPTQGFEVRAVIAVPLVAGGEVIGVLSVSSARAATFGPEDRDLAQLIANCAVPAIEKSRLGRLAITDWLTRAYNHRYLAPRLEEEVERARRHAEPLSLALLDLDHFKRVNDAHGHDAGDAVLRAFVDRVRAEVRRHDVVVRRGGEEFVLIMPETGAADAFLVAERVRTRVASGPIALGEGREAAITVSIGIATWRGERAQALEQRADAALYRAKGEGRDRVIVDLE